The Kaustia mangrovi genome has a segment encoding these proteins:
- a CDS encoding acetyl-CoA C-acetyltransferase: MKARNGPGPFTPVDLAVQAGRPLLLRQPFEPTAFDEVILGCVNVHADEVNPGRVAALRLDCGQEVPGWTVQRNCASGMQSIDTAFRYIRQGHADLILAGGTEALSHAPLLFSGEAAGWFGSFYAARGLADKLQSLLNFRPRFLMPTLGILRGLTDPVVKLNMGQTAEVLAHQFAVTREEADAYAVESHRRLAQAHEEGRLEELAAMIGPDGTLYEHDDGVRPDNTVEQLAKLKPAFERPFGQVTAGNSSQITDGGSWTVVASEDAVKKYRLKPLARIVDCEWAALDPSIMGLGPVLSATPLLRRHGLARGDVGAWEINEAFAAQVLACIKAWTDKGFCTDILGLDAPFGEIDRDILNVDGGAISLGHPVGTSGNRITLHLAHVMRRLGARHGLATECIGGGMGGAMLLELAE, encoded by the coding sequence ATCAAGGCCCGCAACGGGCCGGGCCCCTTCACACCCGTCGATCTCGCCGTGCAGGCGGGCCGCCCGCTGCTGCTGCGCCAGCCTTTCGAGCCCACCGCCTTCGACGAGGTGATCCTCGGCTGCGTCAACGTTCACGCCGACGAGGTCAATCCGGGCCGCGTCGCCGCCTTGAGGCTCGACTGCGGACAGGAGGTTCCGGGCTGGACCGTGCAGCGCAACTGCGCGTCGGGCATGCAGTCCATCGACACCGCCTTCCGCTATATCAGGCAGGGCCATGCCGACCTGATCCTCGCCGGCGGAACGGAGGCCCTGAGCCATGCGCCGCTCCTCTTCTCCGGGGAAGCCGCCGGCTGGTTCGGCAGCTTCTATGCCGCACGAGGACTTGCCGACAAGCTCCAGAGTCTACTGAATTTCCGGCCGCGCTTCCTCATGCCGACACTCGGCATCCTGCGTGGCCTGACCGACCCCGTGGTCAAGCTCAATATGGGCCAGACGGCGGAGGTTCTGGCCCATCAGTTCGCGGTGACGCGCGAAGAGGCCGACGCCTATGCGGTGGAGAGCCATCGCCGGCTCGCACAGGCCCACGAGGAGGGCCGCCTCGAAGAGCTTGCGGCCATGATCGGGCCGGACGGCACGCTCTACGAACACGATGACGGGGTGCGCCCGGATAACACGGTCGAACAGCTCGCCAAGCTGAAGCCGGCCTTCGAGCGGCCCTTCGGCCAGGTCACCGCCGGCAACAGCTCGCAGATCACCGATGGCGGCTCATGGACTGTCGTGGCCTCCGAGGATGCGGTGAAGAAATACCGCCTCAAGCCGCTCGCCCGCATCGTCGATTGCGAATGGGCCGCGCTCGACCCCTCGATCATGGGGCTCGGCCCCGTCCTGTCGGCGACACCCCTGCTCCGCCGTCACGGGCTTGCGCGCGGAGATGTCGGCGCCTGGGAGATCAACGAGGCCTTCGCCGCGCAGGTGCTCGCCTGCATCAAGGCATGGACGGACAAGGGCTTCTGCACCGATATCCTCGGCCTCGACGCTCCCTTCGGCGAGATCGACCGCGACATCCTCAATGTCGATGGCGGGGCGATCAGCCTCGGCCATCCGGTCGGCACCAGCGGCAATCGCATCACGCTCCATCTGGCCCATGTCATGCGCCGGCTCGGCGCGCGCCATGGGCTGGCCACGGAATGCATCGGCGGCGGCATGGGCGGCGCGATGCTGCTCGAGCTTGCGGAATAG
- a CDS encoding acyl-CoA dehydrogenase: MTATESDGLTFRQRHVSAPVLKRIRAILPRMSDTEREALEAGTVWWDAELMSGDPDWERLLATPEHHLTDEEHAFLDGPVEELCGMIDDWEICFTRREIPETVWSFIKEKGFLGMIVPKEHGGLGFSAAAHSAVVMKLASRGASAAVSVIVPNSLGPGELLLQYGTEEQKAHYLPRLADGREIPAFGLTSVDAGSDAAAMEDRGVVCHGTWNGEKTLGMRLNWSKRYISLGPICTVLGLAFKLHDPDHLLGDEEDLGITVALVPADTPGVEIGRRHYPAMQVFPNGPNQGKDVFLPLDAIIGGPKRIGQGWRMLVSALAAGRGISLPSLSVSGMKLAARSTGAYARIREQFNNPVSRFEGVQEAIARIAGDTYRIDSGRRLTLSALDQGEKPAVLSGILKYHATEALRRAVDDAMDVHGGKAICDGPKNYLGNLYRAVPIGITVEGANILTRSLIIYGQGSIRCHPFILKEMMAAQEENPDKAIRDFDAAFFGHAGHILKTLGRAVARAWTGGLFSSSPVDGPTARHFKSVKRLSAALALVSEAAMLSLGGALKRKEMITGRLGDALSELYFASATLKRWQDDGRPSEDLPLVDWAVRSSLNRAEAALKGVLDNFPLRPLAWALRLAIRPFGSRFHPPSDRLAREVSGLVTAPSASRERLTAGISPGGMETELGRLEHAFREIVALDPARKAMREARIDDIDAAQEKGLISAEDAKRLTEARALVREVLAVDDFTLDEIKGLGKDRARRTRKARAA, translated from the coding sequence ATGACCGCCACCGAGAGCGATGGCCTGACCTTCCGGCAACGCCATGTCTCCGCTCCCGTCCTGAAACGGATCCGCGCCATCCTGCCCCGCATGTCCGATACCGAGCGCGAGGCGCTGGAGGCCGGCACCGTGTGGTGGGACGCCGAGCTCATGTCCGGCGACCCGGACTGGGAGAGACTTCTCGCCACGCCGGAACACCACCTCACCGACGAAGAGCATGCCTTCCTCGACGGCCCGGTCGAGGAGCTGTGCGGGATGATCGACGACTGGGAGATCTGCTTCACCCGGCGCGAGATCCCGGAGACAGTCTGGTCCTTCATCAAGGAGAAGGGCTTCCTCGGCATGATCGTCCCGAAGGAGCACGGGGGGCTCGGCTTCTCCGCGGCAGCCCATTCCGCCGTGGTCATGAAGCTCGCCTCGCGCGGCGCCTCCGCCGCCGTCTCCGTCATCGTGCCGAACTCGCTGGGGCCCGGCGAGCTTCTCCTGCAATACGGCACCGAGGAGCAGAAGGCCCACTACCTCCCCCGGCTCGCCGACGGGCGCGAGATCCCCGCCTTCGGGCTGACGAGCGTCGATGCGGGCTCCGACGCCGCGGCGATGGAGGATCGCGGCGTCGTCTGCCACGGCACCTGGAACGGCGAGAAGACGCTCGGCATGCGGCTCAACTGGTCGAAGCGCTATATCTCGCTCGGGCCGATCTGCACCGTCCTCGGCCTTGCCTTCAAGCTCCACGATCCCGACCATCTGCTCGGCGACGAAGAGGATCTCGGCATCACCGTCGCCCTCGTGCCGGCCGACACGCCGGGCGTGGAGATCGGGCGGCGGCATTACCCGGCCATGCAGGTCTTCCCCAACGGGCCCAATCAGGGCAAGGACGTGTTCCTGCCGCTCGACGCCATCATCGGCGGGCCGAAGCGTATCGGCCAGGGCTGGCGCATGCTCGTCTCCGCGCTTGCCGCCGGCCGGGGCATCTCGCTGCCGTCGCTGTCGGTGAGCGGCATGAAGCTCGCCGCCCGCTCGACCGGCGCCTATGCGCGCATCCGCGAGCAGTTCAACAATCCGGTCTCGCGCTTCGAGGGCGTGCAGGAGGCGATCGCGCGGATCGCGGGCGACACCTACCGGATCGATTCCGGCCGCCGGCTCACCCTGTCCGCCCTCGACCAGGGCGAGAAGCCGGCCGTCCTGTCGGGCATCCTCAAATATCACGCGACCGAGGCGCTCCGGCGCGCCGTGGACGATGCCATGGACGTCCATGGCGGCAAGGCGATCTGCGACGGGCCGAAGAACTATCTCGGCAATCTCTATCGCGCCGTGCCCATCGGCATCACGGTGGAGGGCGCGAACATCCTCACCCGCTCGCTCATCATCTACGGTCAGGGCTCGATCCGCTGCCATCCCTTCATCCTCAAGGAGATGATGGCTGCTCAGGAAGAGAATCCGGACAAGGCCATAAGGGATTTCGACGCCGCGTTTTTCGGGCATGCCGGCCATATCCTGAAAACCCTCGGCCGGGCCGTGGCGCGCGCCTGGACGGGCGGCCTCTTCTCCTCAAGCCCCGTGGACGGGCCGACGGCGCGGCACTTCAAGTCGGTCAAGCGGCTCTCCGCCGCACTGGCACTCGTGAGCGAGGCGGCCATGCTGAGCCTCGGCGGGGCGCTGAAGCGCAAGGAGATGATCACCGGACGGCTCGGCGATGCCCTGTCGGAGCTCTATTTCGCCTCCGCGACGCTCAAGCGCTGGCAGGACGACGGGCGGCCGTCGGAAGACCTGCCGCTGGTCGACTGGGCGGTGCGATCCAGCCTCAACCGGGCGGAAGCCGCGCTCAAGGGCGTGCTCGACAACTTCCCCCTCCGCCCCCTCGCCTGGGCGCTCCGGCTGGCGATCAGGCCCTTCGGCTCGCGCTTCCATCCACCGTCGGACCGGCTCGCGCGCGAGGTTTCCGGCCTCGTCACCGCGCCGTCGGCGAGCCGCGAGAGGCTGACCGCAGGCATTTCTCCCGGCGGCATGGAGACCGAGCTCGGCCGCCTCGAGCACGCCTTCCGAGAGATCGTGGCCCTCGACCCCGCCCGCAAGGCGATGCGCGAAGCCCGCATCGACGACATCGACGCCGCCCAGGAGAAGGGCCTGATCTCGGCGGAGGACGCGAAAAGGCTCACCGAGGCCCGCGCCCTTGTCCGCGAGGTCCTCGCGGTCGACGATTTCACGCTGGACGAGATCAAGGGGCTCGGCAAGGATCGCGCCAGGCGCACCCGCAAGGCCCGCGCGGCCTGA
- a CDS encoding GFA family protein has product MSSTYEGSCFCGAVRYRLTSEPMFVHCCHCRDCQRQTGGAFAINALIETDRISLLSGKPEPAEMATDSGRPHDIYRCPSCGSALWSDYGRRRVLSFVRVSTLDEPSAIEPDVHIFTRSKLAWVRLPDDARAFEIFYDVQTEWPAASLERRRAILG; this is encoded by the coding sequence ATGTCATCGACCTACGAAGGCAGCTGTTTCTGCGGAGCGGTGCGCTACCGGCTGACCTCCGAGCCCATGTTCGTGCATTGTTGCCATTGCCGCGACTGTCAGCGCCAGACGGGCGGTGCCTTCGCCATCAACGCGCTGATCGAGACCGACCGCATCTCTCTCCTGTCGGGCAAGCCGGAGCCGGCGGAGATGGCGACCGACAGCGGCCGCCCGCACGACATCTACCGCTGTCCGTCCTGCGGGAGCGCCCTGTGGAGCGATTACGGCAGGCGCCGCGTGCTGAGCTTCGTGCGCGTCTCCACGCTCGACGAGCCCTCTGCGATCGAGCCCGACGTCCATATCTTCACCCGCTCCAAGCTCGCCTGGGTCCGCCTGCCGGACGACGCCCGCGCCTTCGAGATCTTTTACGACGTGCAGACGGAATGGCCGGCGGCAAGCCTGGAACGCCGGCGCGCCATCCTGGGCTGA
- a CDS encoding SDR family oxidoreductase, which produces MEAVIAAEAETTGATRDQIRRAYARASSLRRFTDPEEIADLAVFLSSPGAAMISGQAIAVDGHTETLR; this is translated from the coding sequence ATGGAGGCCGTCATCGCCGCGGAGGCGGAAACCACCGGCGCGACACGCGACCAGATCCGCCGCGCCTATGCCCGCGCCTCCTCGCTGAGACGGTTTACCGACCCGGAGGAGATCGCCGATCTCGCCGTGTTCCTCTCCTCCCCCGGCGCCGCCATGATCTCCGGCCAGGCCATCGCCGTGGACGGCCACACGGAGACGCTGCGCTGA
- a CDS encoding SDR family oxidoreductase, whose product MPRPQRVMITAAASGIGREIALAFQRDGARVHICDTDDEALEQIREDCPDIEGTYADVTDEADIDRWFDDALDAMDGLDVLVNNAGIAGPTGPIDDMTLDDWRGCIDVNLVSQFLTVRRAAPVMKDQGSGVIVNMSSNAGLYGYPLRTPYASAKWGVIGLTKSLAAELGPFGIRVNAICPGAVEGAGWRPSSPRRRKPPARHATRSAAPMPAPPR is encoded by the coding sequence ATGCCACGACCCCAGCGCGTCATGATCACCGCGGCCGCGAGCGGCATCGGCCGGGAGATCGCCCTTGCCTTCCAGCGCGACGGCGCCCGCGTCCATATCTGCGATACCGACGACGAGGCGCTGGAGCAGATCCGCGAGGATTGCCCCGATATCGAGGGAACTTACGCCGACGTGACCGACGAGGCCGACATCGACCGCTGGTTCGACGACGCGCTCGACGCGATGGACGGGCTCGACGTGCTCGTCAACAATGCCGGCATCGCCGGGCCGACCGGGCCGATAGACGACATGACCCTCGACGACTGGCGCGGCTGCATCGACGTCAATCTCGTCAGCCAGTTCCTGACCGTGCGCCGCGCCGCCCCCGTCATGAAGGACCAGGGCTCCGGCGTCATCGTCAACATGTCGTCCAATGCCGGGCTCTACGGCTATCCGCTGCGCACGCCCTATGCCTCGGCGAAATGGGGCGTGATCGGGCTGACGAAATCGCTCGCCGCCGAGCTCGGCCCCTTCGGCATCCGCGTCAACGCCATCTGTCCGGGCGCGGTCGAGGGGGCCGGATGGAGGCCGTCATCGCCGCGGAGGCGGAAACCACCGGCGCGACACGCGACCAGATCCGCCGCGCCTATGCCCGCGCCTCCTCGCTGA